A part of Silvimonas soli genomic DNA contains:
- a CDS encoding FAD-dependent oxidoreductase: MTAAAHPSVAQLSTSGQATHLPFWLAQALAQEPAQPRPLQGETTADVCIVGGGFTGLWTAIQLKQARPDLDVVIVEKDLCGSGASGRNGGCLLTWSTRFFTLLRLFGETEACRLVKASEDAVYQIANFCREHAIEAQVRVDGTLYTATNEAQKGAMQPVMAALAARGISSWAPWGRDEVQRHAGSALHEEGCFSPAAGSVQPGLLVRGLARVARQMGVRIYENTPMSKLVESEQLQVLTTQGRVAAGQVVLAMNAWMATSFSQFSRSIAVVSSDMIITEPRQCLLEHTGLEHGTAVMDSRTFVYYYRSTPDGRIMLGKGGNTFAYGGQMLPSFDQPSAYEGQLQEALRAFFPAWRDVPLAASWNGASDRSVTGLPFFGRLNNHPRIFYGFGYSGNGVGPSYMGGQILSSLVLGLDNDWTRSGLVGGPLGHFPPEPVRWLGSLMVRNAIRRKELAQDLGLRPRRLDNWLAGFAGAAGKTDKC; this comes from the coding sequence GTGACGGCTGCGGCACACCCATCGGTAGCGCAACTTTCAACCTCTGGACAAGCTACGCATTTACCGTTCTGGCTGGCTCAGGCACTCGCCCAGGAGCCCGCACAGCCGCGGCCATTGCAAGGCGAAACCACCGCTGATGTCTGTATCGTGGGCGGTGGTTTTACCGGGCTGTGGACGGCTATCCAGCTCAAGCAAGCCAGGCCGGACCTGGATGTGGTGATCGTCGAGAAAGACTTGTGCGGTTCCGGAGCGTCGGGTCGTAACGGTGGGTGCCTGCTGACCTGGTCCACGCGGTTTTTTACGCTGTTGCGACTGTTTGGCGAAACGGAAGCTTGTCGCCTGGTAAAAGCCTCTGAAGACGCGGTTTATCAGATCGCCAATTTCTGCCGCGAGCATGCCATTGAGGCACAAGTACGGGTGGATGGTACGCTGTACACCGCGACCAATGAGGCGCAAAAGGGGGCGATGCAGCCGGTGATGGCAGCCTTGGCGGCGCGCGGCATTTCTTCGTGGGCACCGTGGGGCCGTGATGAAGTCCAGCGCCACGCCGGTTCCGCCTTGCACGAAGAGGGTTGTTTTTCACCTGCAGCGGGCAGTGTGCAGCCAGGCTTGCTGGTACGTGGTTTGGCCCGCGTGGCGCGGCAAATGGGCGTGCGTATTTATGAAAATACGCCCATGAGCAAACTGGTTGAAAGCGAGCAACTCCAAGTACTCACCACGCAAGGACGTGTCGCTGCCGGGCAAGTGGTGCTGGCGATGAATGCGTGGATGGCTACTTCATTCAGCCAGTTCTCGCGCAGCATTGCGGTGGTGTCCAGCGATATGATCATTACCGAACCGCGCCAGTGCCTGCTGGAACATACCGGGCTGGAGCACGGCACGGCGGTGATGGATTCACGCACCTTTGTCTATTACTACCGCAGCACGCCGGATGGCCGGATCATGCTGGGCAAGGGCGGCAATACGTTTGCCTATGGCGGGCAGATGCTGCCGTCGTTTGATCAGCCCAGCGCTTATGAAGGCCAGTTGCAAGAAGCGTTAAGGGCGTTTTTTCCGGCATGGCGCGACGTGCCTTTGGCGGCATCGTGGAATGGCGCTTCTGATCGCTCGGTAACCGGGCTGCCCTTTTTCGGCCGCCTCAACAATCATCCTCGTATCTTCTACGGCTTTGGTTATTCGGGGAACGGCGTCGGGCCGAGTTATATGGGCGGCCAAATCTTGTCATCGCTGGTACTCGGGCTGGACAACGACTGGACGCGCAGCGGCCTGGTTGGCGGGCCATTGGGCCATTTCCCACCTGAACCGGTGCGTTGGCTAGGCTCGCTGATGGTGCGCAATGCCATTCGCCGCAAAGAACTGGCCCAGGACCTCGGCTTGCGTCCACGGCGGCTGGATAACTGGCTGGCAGGGTTTGCCGGGGCGGCAGGGAAGACGGATAAGTGCTGA
- a CDS encoding SPFH domain-containing protein yields MPFAIVLLVIVVIFIAKTFRVVPQQEAWILQRLGRFHSVLQPGLNFVVPFVDVVAYKHSLKEIPLDVPSQICITRDNTQLTVDGILYFQVMDPKLASYGSSNYIVAITQLAQTTLRSVIGKLEMDKTFEERDDINRAVVLALDEAATSWGVKVLRYEIKDLTPPKEILHAMQQQITAEREKRALIAQSEGVRQQQINLATGERSAAIQKSEGDMQAKINQSEGEKQAAINRAKGDAEALRLVASATADALRAVGESVNAPGGLEAVNLKVAQQYIDAFGNIAKQGNTMLLPSNAADIASVVAMATSVIKTAR; encoded by the coding sequence ATGCCGTTTGCAATTGTCTTATTGGTGATCGTTGTCATTTTTATTGCAAAAACGTTCCGCGTGGTACCGCAACAAGAAGCCTGGATTCTCCAGCGACTGGGACGCTTTCATAGCGTATTGCAGCCTGGTCTGAATTTTGTAGTGCCATTTGTTGATGTGGTCGCTTACAAACATAGCCTTAAAGAAATTCCGCTGGATGTGCCCAGCCAGATTTGTATTACCCGCGACAATACGCAACTCACCGTCGATGGCATTCTCTATTTTCAGGTAATGGACCCAAAACTGGCCTCATATGGCTCGTCCAATTACATTGTGGCGATTACGCAATTGGCGCAAACCACTTTGCGTTCGGTGATCGGCAAACTGGAAATGGATAAGACCTTTGAAGAGCGTGACGATATTAATCGGGCCGTAGTATTGGCGCTGGATGAAGCCGCTACCAGTTGGGGCGTTAAAGTATTGCGTTATGAAATCAAAGACTTGACTCCACCAAAAGAAATTCTGCATGCCATGCAGCAGCAGATTACTGCCGAGCGTGAGAAGCGGGCCTTGATTGCGCAATCCGAAGGTGTGCGTCAGCAACAGATTAACCTGGCAACCGGTGAACGCTCTGCCGCAATCCAGAAATCTGAAGGTGACATGCAGGCCAAGATCAACCAGTCGGAAGGTGAAAAACAAGCGGCCATCAACCGCGCCAAGGGTGATGCCGAAGCGCTGCGTCTGGTCGCTTCGGCTACGGCCGATGCCTTGCGCGCAGTGGGTGAATCGGTAAACGCGCCAGGTGGCCTGGAAGCGGTGAACCTGAAAGTGGCGCAGCAATATATCGACGCCTTTGGCAACATCGCCAAGCAAGGCAACACCATGCTGCTGCCGTCTAATGCGGCGGATATTGCCAGTGTAGTGGCCATGGCAACGTCGGTTATCAAGACGGCGCGTTAA
- a CDS encoding NfeD family protein, whose amino-acid sequence MSHISMWFIAALVLAGLEMLSGTLYMLAIACGLAVGGISSLLGISVPAQIIIAAAAAVVAVGLLHNWKARKQIGTPDTVQSQLDLGHRVTIDQWLDDRHARVRYRGTTWDAEIADLGVPQNAPTYFITGQRGNILLIDIIPPANAEILAN is encoded by the coding sequence ATGTCTCATATATCGATGTGGTTTATTGCGGCGCTGGTCTTGGCCGGGCTGGAAATGCTCTCCGGCACGCTCTATATGCTGGCCATCGCCTGCGGGCTGGCAGTCGGTGGTATCTCATCACTGCTGGGGATTTCTGTCCCGGCACAGATCATCATCGCCGCTGCGGCTGCCGTTGTTGCTGTGGGCTTGCTGCACAACTGGAAGGCCCGCAAGCAGATCGGCACGCCAGACACCGTACAGAGCCAGCTTGATCTGGGGCACCGCGTCACCATTGACCAGTGGCTGGATGACCGTCACGCCCGTGTCCGTTACCGTGGTACGACCTGGGATGCCGAGATCGCCGATCTGGGTGTGCCACAGAACGCACCAACCTATTTCATTACCGGCCAACGCGGCAATATTTTGCTGATCGATATCATTCCGCCGGCCAATGCAGAGATTCTCGCGAACTAA
- the serS gene encoding serine--tRNA ligase gives MLDINLLRNDLDNVVARLQTRGFAFDATTFSALEAERKTLQTRTQDLQAKRNSSSKMIGQAKAKGEDVSAIMAEVATLGDELKANETALAELQNKLNDLLLAVPNLPHADVPVGRSEEDNVEVRRWGTPRAFDFEVKDHVDVGTPLGLDAETGAKLSGARFTVLRSQIARLHRALAQFMLDTHTQEHGYAETYTPYIVNPDILFGTGQLPKFADDMFRVEKGGEENKVTQYLISTAEITLTNTVRDSILKLEELPVKLTAHSPCFRSEAGTYGRDTRGMIRQHQFDKVEMVQIAHPDKSYETLEEMVGHAEKILQKLGLPYRVVSLCTGDMGFGATKTYDLEVWLPAQNTYREISSCSNCEAFQSRRMQARFRNDAGKPELVHTLNGSGLAVGRTLVAVLENYQNADGSVTVPAALRPYMGGIETLTV, from the coding sequence ATGCTCGACATCAATCTGCTTCGTAACGATCTGGACAACGTTGTCGCCCGCCTGCAAACGCGCGGCTTTGCTTTTGACGCGACCACCTTTTCTGCGCTGGAAGCTGAGCGCAAAACCCTGCAAACCCGCACCCAGGACTTGCAGGCCAAGCGTAATTCCTCTTCCAAAATGATTGGTCAGGCCAAGGCAAAAGGCGAAGATGTTTCAGCGATCATGGCCGAAGTCGCCACGCTGGGCGATGAACTCAAAGCCAATGAAACCGCGCTGGCTGAGCTGCAAAACAAGCTCAACGATCTGCTGCTGGCGGTGCCCAATCTGCCACATGCAGATGTACCGGTTGGCCGTAGCGAAGAAGACAACGTCGAAGTACGTCGCTGGGGCACGCCGCGCGCCTTTGATTTTGAAGTCAAAGACCATGTGGACGTCGGCACGCCGCTAGGGCTGGATGCCGAGACCGGCGCAAAACTCTCCGGCGCACGTTTTACCGTGCTGCGCAGCCAGATTGCCCGTCTGCATCGCGCTTTGGCGCAATTCATGCTGGATACGCACACCCAGGAACACGGCTACGCCGAAACCTACACCCCATATATCGTCAATCCGGACATTCTGTTTGGCACCGGCCAGTTGCCCAAGTTTGCCGATGACATGTTCCGGGTCGAAAAAGGCGGCGAAGAAAACAAGGTTACCCAGTACCTGATTTCTACCGCCGAGATCACCCTGACCAATACCGTGCGCGACAGCATCCTCAAGCTCGAAGAGTTGCCAGTCAAACTGACCGCGCATTCACCGTGTTTCCGTTCGGAAGCTGGCACCTACGGTCGCGACACCCGCGGCATGATCCGCCAGCATCAGTTCGACAAGGTCGAGATGGTGCAGATTGCGCATCCGGACAAGTCATACGAAACGCTGGAAGAAATGGTTGGCCACGCCGAGAAAATCCTGCAAAAGCTGGGCCTGCCCTACCGCGTGGTCTCGCTGTGCACGGGTGACATGGGCTTTGGCGCCACCAAAACTTACGATCTGGAAGTCTGGCTGCCTGCGCAGAACACATATCGCGAAATCTCCAGCTGTTCCAACTGCGAAGCCTTCCAGTCCCGCCGTATGCAGGCGCGTTTCCGTAACGACGCGGGCAAGCCAGAACTGGTGCACACGCTCAATGGCTCCGGCCTGGCAGTCGGCCGTACACTGGTTGCGGTGCTGGAGAACTACCAGAACGCCGATGGCAGCGTGACCGTACCTGCAGCATTGCGCCCATACATGGGTGGAATTGAGACACTAACCGTCTAA
- a CDS encoding replication-associated recombination protein A, whose amino-acid sequence MSFANDLFAPEKPNEPLAERLRPRGVAEVVGQRHLLGPGKPLALAIASGQIHSMILWGPPGVGKTTLARLLAGTFDAEFIPLSAVFSGVKDIRAAMEEAERHRMRGRSTILFVDEVHRFNKSQQDAFLPFVESGLVTFIGATTENPSFEVNAALLSRAQVYVLKALTDDELGELVARALTCFPDLQATDDAIAVWTGYADGDARRMLNLIEQSAHAAQASQITTIDAGFLENALSLNARRFDKGGDAFYDQISALHKSVRGSSPDGAVYWLTRMLDGGADPRYLARRIVRMAWEDIGLADPRAAQITLDAAETYERLGSPEGELALAQAVIYLAIAPKSNSGYNAYNTARAVINKDKSRPVPEHLRNAPTKLMKELGYGKLYRYAHDEPEAYAAGETYLPEGLEELTFYEPVPRGLEAKIAEKLKHLAELDAAWRERNG is encoded by the coding sequence ATGTCGTTCGCGAATGACCTTTTCGCGCCAGAAAAACCCAACGAGCCACTAGCGGAGCGATTGCGCCCCCGAGGTGTTGCGGAGGTGGTCGGGCAACGCCATTTGCTCGGGCCCGGCAAGCCGCTTGCGCTGGCGATAGCATCCGGGCAAATCCACTCAATGATCCTGTGGGGCCCACCTGGCGTGGGCAAGACCACGTTGGCGCGCCTACTCGCCGGAACGTTTGATGCCGAGTTCATCCCGCTCTCGGCCGTGTTTTCTGGCGTTAAAGATATTCGCGCCGCCATGGAAGAAGCCGAACGCCATCGCATGCGCGGGCGTTCTACCATCCTGTTTGTCGACGAAGTCCACCGCTTCAATAAATCACAGCAAGATGCCTTTCTGCCCTTTGTAGAGTCCGGCCTGGTCACCTTTATCGGCGCCACCACGGAGAACCCTTCGTTTGAGGTGAACGCCGCACTGCTGTCCCGGGCACAGGTTTACGTGCTCAAAGCGCTCACAGACGACGAACTGGGCGAGTTGGTAGCACGTGCGCTGACCTGCTTCCCCGACCTGCAAGCAACCGACGACGCCATCGCGGTCTGGACAGGTTATGCCGATGGCGACGCCCGCCGCATGCTTAATCTGATTGAGCAAAGTGCCCATGCAGCGCAAGCCAGTCAAATCACCACCATTGATGCTGGCTTTCTGGAAAACGCGTTGTCACTCAACGCCCGCCGTTTTGATAAAGGCGGTGATGCTTTTTATGATCAGATTTCGGCTTTGCACAAATCCGTGCGCGGCTCCAGCCCGGACGGTGCCGTTTACTGGCTCACCCGCATGCTGGATGGCGGCGCCGATCCGCGCTATCTGGCACGCCGCATTGTGCGTATGGCATGGGAAGACATCGGTTTGGCGGACCCGCGCGCAGCACAAATCACGCTGGATGCAGCCGAAACCTATGAACGCCTTGGCAGCCCGGAAGGCGAGCTGGCACTGGCCCAGGCCGTGATTTACCTGGCCATCGCGCCCAAATCCAACTCGGGCTATAACGCCTATAACACTGCTCGCGCAGTCATCAACAAAGACAAATCGCGCCCGGTACCCGAACACTTGCGCAACGCCCCCACCAAGCTCATGAAAGAACTGGGCTACGGCAAGCTGTATCGCTATGCGCACGATGAACCGGAAGCCTACGCCGCGGGCGAAACTTACCTGCCCGAAGGCCTGGAAGAACTGACGTTTTATGAGCCAGTGCCGCGCGGTCTGGAAGCAAAGATCGCGGAGAAACTCAAACACCTGGCTGAACTGGACGCCGCATGGCGCGAGCGAAACGGGTAG
- the lolA gene encoding outer membrane lipoprotein chaperone LolA, with protein MRIQILFGLITASVMAFAHADGISDLKQFLGNTHSLKAQFTQSVTGKGKAQVSSGVVAIMIPGKFRWEYQKPYQQLIVGDAKEVWLYDQDLKQATSKNVANALESSPAALLAGDAAWEKNYTLKALPDQDGLTWLEATPKRDDSSFEHIRLGLANGQIQRMDLFDKFGQTTQIRFSQIMSNPKLDTGLFHFTPPKDVDVVRE; from the coding sequence ATGCGTATCCAGATTTTATTCGGCCTGATTACCGCCAGCGTCATGGCTTTTGCCCACGCCGACGGTATTAGCGATCTCAAGCAATTTCTCGGCAATACCCATTCGCTCAAGGCGCAATTCACCCAAAGCGTAACGGGCAAAGGTAAAGCGCAGGTCAGCAGCGGTGTCGTGGCAATCATGATTCCGGGCAAATTTCGCTGGGAATATCAAAAACCCTATCAACAACTGATTGTGGGCGATGCCAAAGAGGTTTGGCTATATGACCAGGATCTCAAACAAGCAACGTCCAAAAATGTGGCCAATGCGCTGGAAAGCAGCCCGGCGGCTCTGTTGGCTGGGGATGCCGCCTGGGAAAAGAATTACACGCTCAAGGCCCTGCCGGACCAGGATGGTCTTACCTGGCTTGAAGCCACCCCAAAGCGCGATGACAGCAGCTTTGAGCATATCCGTCTGGGCCTGGCCAACGGTCAAATCCAACGGATGGACCTGTTCGACAAGTTCGGTCAAACCACGCAGATCCGCTTTAGCCAGATCATGAGTAATCCCAAGCTGGATACAGGCTTGTTCCACTTCACGCCGCCGAAGGATGTCGATGTCGTTCGCGAATGA
- a CDS encoding OmpA family protein has product MLSLKQTMSSLAVVAALGFSASAFAATDAYLTNSTNVSDANPEGVVKNGIGECWQTGSWTADKAKTIKGCPGYVEPVVAAAPAPAPAPAPVPVTVTKHFSLKSDVLFEFNKSTLKPEGKDALDKMYDQVKDLDPKEGKAVVVGYTDRIGSEKYNFDLGYRRAKSVADYLVSKGAPADKIDAQSRGKADPVTGDTCAKVKNRKKLIECLSPDRRVEIDVQGVREVTTTPAN; this is encoded by the coding sequence ATGCTGTCGCTCAAGCAAACGATGTCGAGTCTCGCCGTAGTTGCGGCGCTCGGTTTTTCCGCTTCCGCTTTTGCTGCAACCGATGCATATCTGACCAACAGCACCAACGTAAGCGATGCAAACCCTGAAGGCGTTGTAAAGAATGGCATCGGTGAGTGCTGGCAAACCGGTTCATGGACGGCTGACAAGGCCAAGACCATCAAAGGTTGCCCAGGTTACGTAGAACCTGTTGTTGCTGCTGCTCCGGCACCGGCACCGGCACCGGCTCCTGTTCCTGTTACCGTGACCAAGCACTTCTCGCTGAAGTCTGACGTGCTGTTCGAATTCAACAAGTCCACCCTGAAGCCAGAAGGCAAGGACGCGCTGGACAAGATGTACGATCAGGTCAAGGATCTGGATCCGAAGGAAGGCAAGGCAGTTGTTGTTGGCTACACCGACCGTATCGGTAGCGAAAAGTACAACTTCGACCTGGGCTACCGTCGTGCCAAGTCTGTTGCTGATTACCTTGTTTCCAAGGGTGCTCCGGCAGACAAGATCGACGCGCAAAGCCGCGGCAAGGCAGATCCAGTTACTGGCGATACTTGCGCCAAGGTCAAGAACCGCAAGAAGCTGATCGAGTGCCTGAGCCCGGATCGTCGTGTTGAAATCGACGTCCAAGGTGTTCGCGAAGTAACAACCACCCCGGCAAACTAA